The nucleotide sequence CGAGGCCAGTGGCTGTGCTGAACCAAACCCGGACAGCTGccagctgctgcttttgctgccttcGTGTGATgtgatggcggcagcagcagcagaggcagcaacCCTCTCATTCCACTAACGAAAGGAACCTCTGAATCCTGGTGCTGGGCTGGCTCCCTTCACCATCCCTCCACTTGGATACccactcacacagagagagagacgcaTGCAGCCTCTTGCCTTCCCTCACATTGCGCACTGCCCCCAACCTCAACTTGCCCTCTTGGTCAGGCTgccgagagggagggaagggtggGTTTCTGCTGGGCCAGAGCCGCTTCTCTTCGGGGCGACACCCCCTCCAAACCCCCTCCCTTTTCTGTTCTGACCGGCTGTCTTGCAGGGCCCCCAGGTATCATATAAAGACCCTCTATTTACAGCAAGAGCTGGGGAGTTGGCTGTGCAGCGATGTTTTGAAAACAAATCCTTTCTTAAGAGCGTATCTGTGTATgaacagggtgagcctgtgagctggattcaggaactaaagtattaaccatcagaaaaaatggccaggatgcccaggtaaaggcaatcagtgaccattatcaggtatcctggcagacaggttttctgctgtagaccgccccttgATATATgaatgatgttttggggggtggtcttgagctacagaggaggcaattttcaaatgtctatataagagcttgcacaccattgttctaggttcctctcttccctccctgtgtgtggggagtgggggaccctgttgcaacagtttaataaagctcatgcttactagctgctttgcttctcaatattctctggctggcctctgtttttaagaataataataattaatttattattatggtcagagaccagcttgctGGAATTAAATGTctgttatatatatttatgtatgtgtttgcctggtacatttatgaacatttattttatatcttagaccttataattctcataacagcctctgttattttctcctactgatagagaacctacttaaggactctatatgggcttttAGATactccataagggaaagggagcagtattTTAAGTATAACAGCTGCATACAGGTATTACTGGACAGAGCCAATCGTCTTCCACCCCCTGTGCAATTATGGTGTTTGGGGGAAAAGTGGGGCTTCATTCCGCGAGTACTCAAACATCCCCAACATTCCCCAACTGTTCAAagtatggcacttactgtaacaattcCATGGTGAGTACCTGCACCTTTATTGCTTTAATAGCAAGCACTGAAAAAAGGGGTTGCTTCTtaaatttattgctttatttttcatGACAGAAAACGAAGCATAGAACTCCCCCTCTGTCCTCACAAATTAAAATTGCCCTCCACTTTCTCTCAGTACTTCCCACGAAGAATATTTATTTCACATCCGTGGTGTACATTCAGCACATATTTAAAGTACATGGTTCCCCCCAAAAGATTCATGGGAGGGGTTGCATGGGAGGAATTCTTTGGCAGTTAGTCTGtccggcagctgctgctgctgcaagtccCTGTTCAATGTTCCTGTGTCTCTGTGTCTGTGAGGAGAATACAGGCCACTGCAAAAGACACTGTGTGTAATGAATGTGCAATAAGCCAGAGAGAGAGTGTTGCCCCTTCAgcagacatcacacacacacactaccaaaATCAACACAATCACTTCTGCaaatgtccccacaaaacacttcattacAGTTTtccctatctattcaaagggacTCTGCTGCacataacaattcactgataaatgtacagtggtacctcgggttaagtacttaattcgttccgcaagtccgttcttaacctgaaactgttcttaacctgaagcaccactttagctaatggggccgctgcaccgccggaggacaatttctgttctcatcctgaagcaaagttcttaacccgaggtactatttctgggttaggggagtctgtaacctgaagcgtatgtaacccgaggtaccactgtatctatgcactggctcactgggaaaacttcagaaattcatatagaatCACTTGAGTGTTGGATTTACACCATTCCAACGTTGTTCTGTTCAGGAAGGAAATGGCTGCCAAGGGAGGAGCTTGGGACATGAGTGAGGGCAGCCATAATCTCTATAGTGTGAGCCCAtgtactcagcagcccctctgcctgagtgatataatctctggcatcctgatacctgagtgcgggacaggtagccattccagaaacaaTAGCAAACCCAGatcaagacaaaagggtgtgattaacttggctgggaaacagggacatgtaaatatctcttttgcatCACTTGATGAGTGTATGGTGGAGGTCAGTCGAAGGGTGGGGGCAAGCCCTGATGCTCAGGTTTCTGTCGccagacacgccccccccccaaaaaaaattgtgaTGTAATTTGTAATGTAtctgttgtgacgtggggtttgtgatttcagctctcttgacataatatgctggagacagttctctagtaacacttctttattacagCAAACAAGACTGAAGACTGAGGAGGGgaaagctacatttatagggacaggggactagctagaaaggatacattttggagggaacaatatcaggcaatcacagtcctgccttttggaggaaaccaataagacagaggatccaaatacagcagtttaaatgaaccaatagtagctgtaccctctgaaaccaaaaggcagttactttaccctaatgcaaatacagacaataataatacagatataaaatcctttgactcaatacacaacagtaTCCATGATGTAATTTTAGGGGTGTTGTAGGTATCTCTGTAAAACTGATCAAAGTGGGAGCCACCCTTTGCTCTGGGCTTCCTTCCTGGTGGTgggtggaagtcctgttgcaatagttttttaaaaataaagatcagGCCTCCTGGCTGCTGTTTGCTCCTAtattcctggttggtgtctttgtttggtAATCCAGGGAAGCTCAAGGATTTTCCTATAACAAGACCCTTGAACTAGCTCCTTAAAATGCAATCTGAACAAAACTGGTGAAGCAGTGACGACAATATATTCTTGCAAGAGCTGAGAGCCAAAGCAGGCACAGTCCAGCTGGGGCAAAGAATGAGCTTTTATTCCCCATGCACACGTTCCCTCCCTCGTCTCCCCATTGGTTGGGGGCTACAAGGTTTTCCTTCCCCCAATTATCAAATAACAGACAAGCGGCTGAGCGTGGAGAGaaacttctccttcctcctctgagtTGTCTCCACTTCCGGCTTCACCAGCAGAGATAATTTCCCGgctggcaaaggagggagggaggggaggaggcggaAGCGGGGCTGCGTCGtgcggaggcggaggagggggcttcTTCCTAATTAAGGCTCCTAATTAAGCGCCCTCACTCCCTGCCTCCCACGCGGGGGCTCCCATTCCCGCCCCCGCTGCCCGGGATTTCGGGTGAGTGCAAAGCCAGtggcggggaaggagggaaggggctttgcGAGGGGGTCCAGGAGGAGAAGCCCCGGAACGGGGAGAGGCGGCCCTCCACAAGATCCGggcggggagaagggagggaagggagctgtTTCCTTAAAGGGGGCCTGGAGGGCAGGGGGGGAGAAGCTTCAGCCAGCAGGGATCTGGTGCAAAGGGAgctgcagggaaggaggcgggaaaggggagaggggtgggcattGCTGGCCAGGATCGCCTTAATAATAGTATTAATTTTAATTTCAATATTTATAACCCAGCAGAAGACCCCTTGCAGGAGGGCCTCAGTGTCCGGCGTACCTCCTTAGGCAACAGGcgaaagcctttctcttttcccagGGGTTTGGCTCAATAAACAGTCTATGGACTTCACAACTGGATTGGGGGGGAGGGttgtcttttttatttcttactctgctatacatctctgtgtttttctattgtaagcagccctgtgatctttggaggaagggaagTATAGAATTGGAAAGAATAGCAGTAAAAATAGGTTTTAAAGAAGTGTCCTCTTTAAGAAATCACGTGGTGTAAACGTGTATGTTGTCCTCTAggtccaaacacacagacacacatatagtAGGAACAAGCATTGCTCTAAAGTGCTTATCTTGCAAACTTGCCATCTAAGTGGTTTACTCCTGACCAAAGttcctgtttcccaaaaggacaggagggagagcagaggaggaaatggaTGGTTTGAAGGCTCTTTCCCTCAGCCGCCTCTCTCCCCTGAGGAACAAGAGCAAAGGGTGTttgcagggcaggaggacagaggaggaggcagtgagggcagagggagcagtgggCGGATCCACCGCCTCTCCTAGGGGGTCCTGATGCAAGCATggggcttccttcttctccatgcaagggccacccatCTATTCAGAGCAGTTCTTTGCAGATTAACTCTTAAGTTCCAAGGGATCTACTCTCAGGCCACTAATGTacataccatgccagccttaggaaagggaggtgggacaggcaggtgaaaggaattggcaaaggtgtttgaaaatggttGGAGGCTTTTGGGAAGGGGGTGCCCAATTGGGGCTTCTCCAGGGGCAGCtgaatgtcttgggcaggagaatccctgcaggggctctcagactcccttggcttcttcttccctccctcccaggaagctgcaacttgctctggattctgcgctcctcaggaatctgaacctgcaaacctagctgagactgaacctgcaaccctggccaggatggaaggaggaagatggacggttgacctggtcaggctgtctcccgcatccctccccacaacctctgagcattccctcccaggacccttggagaaatctggtgagttccaggggagaggagatggggacagggatagatggatggtggagggagaaagaggaaaagatggagaggagacaaatggaaggaagttcctgacaggaagaaggaaggggtgaggccttctccaaagcagctctttgtttcttgaatccttttcctaatgtagtgggggcagattttcttcctccaggctttGAAATCTTAGGTGTTATTTCCACGGCAAGAAtaattgatgataatgatgttgcACACCAATCCTGAACAATGGGTGAAGGGGAATGGATATGCTTCCCATAACTATTTATAATTAATgcatttaaattgtttctatTCCTCTTATTTTTTATAGACAGGGTCACAATGATACATTCCACCAGCATCAAAACACAATAGATGCATGCACCTCCCCAGTTTGGTGGGCTTAAGGGACAAAGGACCAGTTATCATGATACACGattcctgtggctggaggctctacacttaGGATTGGGCATATAAAGTCCAAGAGCGTCTGGTATTATAAGCAAATTGTGTAAATCTTAAAGACTGGGGATGTttgtgagagtgagtgagtgagtgagtgagtgggatAATAATTTTAAAGCCCCTGTGTAATGGCTTTGTTCTCCCGCACAGACGTGAGACAACTCCAGtagtaattatctcaggtttattgctcaaatTCACAAATCACTGTGCAGCTCAGTCTTCAGCCTGTTCATCCCAGCTTGCAGTTGCCAAGTCCTCCAGCAAAGAAGCCCCCACTTtcgctttctttccccctcttctcacaGATTCTCTCGAGCCTACGATTTTTTGGACAGGCTATTTCGGGGGCTCTGTCAAACCTCAAACTGGAGCTAACAGTCTGTGCCCCCCCCCGTTAccccctcttcctgctctttGTTCTTTGCTCCTGCTGCAGCTTGGCTGCTCCTCCCCTGCATCACATTCCAACCGAATCACATCTCTTGCATTCTCAGGCTCTGTCAGCGGAGGCACAAGAGGCTTGAGATTCACGGAGCTGACACCCTGTAATTTTGTCCGTCCCTAAGCTTCCATGGAGATATTGTGGTACAACcttggtgcaaatttcaaaataagTACACAAAGCCAACAAAGAGACTCAAAAGTTTATAGTGGCACCAGCTTTCCTAGTCAAGAGTCCACTTTGTCAGACTGCAGCCCACACAAGCGTAGGCCATAATACATTTATCAGCTTTTAAGGGCTGCAAAGATGAAAAAACAGAAGCGTAGTTCATCTATGGAATCTATCCTACAGGAGACAGTGACGGCCAGCAACATGGATAGCTTGAAAAAAAGGATAAGACTGacgtctctgctctgccctcatGGTCCTAGGCAATAACGCTTCTTAATACTAGTTTCTAGAAAGCACACGAAGGCAGAGAAGactcttgtgctccaatcctgcttgctggtttcccacaggcatctgcttggcctctgtgagaagaggatgctggactaggtgggcctttgcctgatccagcaggctcttcttaggttccagTATAGTGCAATATTTTTACAGTTACATGTAGCacttaagttttatttatttcacaagggaGATACTGTTACTTGAGCCTGAGATCATTTCTTCACTTCAGAAAGTAAAAATAGATGTGTCTAATAAGCCAATTCCACCATAGATCTGTATTATAAAATGATGGTGCTTTACCAAGTGTGAATGGAGTGATCATGTGTTGCTCTTGCCATTATCTCATATTCATTCCTAAAAATATGAAACCTAGAGAGGACAGTGGAGAATGGAGACGGTGTAAAAATGAGAGACGGTGCAGGCTGGGATTGACATGTGTGCAGTTccctttttgtctttcttgaaagtctaacaggattctctttcctcccagacTCCCAAAAAGTTGAGGAGGATGAAAGTCAGAATTCTATGGAGCCACATGTGAATTTattgggaaggagaaagaaactgAGGATACAACAACAAACTCAcaaaggagagaaaccatttgaatgtattgaatgtggaaagagcttcagtacaagtggaacacttagaatacatcaacgaactcacacgggggagaaaccatttaaatgtattgaatgtgcaaagagcttcagtacaagtggaacccttagaatacatcaacgaactcacactggggagaaaccatttaaatgtattgaatgtggaaaaagcttcagtaggaatggagcacttagaatacaccaacgaactcacacgggggagaaaccatttaaatgtattgaatgtggaaagagcttcaatcaatATGTagtccttagaatacatcaacgaactcacactggggagaaaccatttaaatgtattgaatgtggaaagagcttcagtgaaagtgggaaAGTTAGAATGCATCAACGAacccatactggggagaaaccatttaaatgtattgaatgtgggaaaagcttcagtaaaagtgggaaacttagaatacatcaacgaactcacacaggggagaaaccattcaaatgtatggaatgtggaaagagcttcagtgaaagtggaacacttagaagacatcaacgtactcacacaggggagaaaccatttgaatgtattgaatgtggaaagagcttcagtacaagtggaacacttagaatacatcaactaactcacacgggggagaaaccatttaaatgtattgaatgtagaaagagcttcagtacaagtgggaaacttagaatacatcaacgaactcatatgggggagaaaccatttgaatgtattgaatgtggaaaaagcttcagtgaaagtgggaaacttagaatacatcaacgaactcatactggggagaaaccatttaaatgtatggaatgtgcaaagagcttcagtacaagtggaacccttagaagacaccaacaaactcacacgaggagaaaccatttaaatgtgttgAATGTAGAAATAGCTTCAGTAAAAATGAACTCCTTAGAAGACATCAGCTAACTCACACACGATGAAAACTAAAGGTGTACTGAATATGGAAAGGGCTTCAGAGGGAGAGGAGACCTTAATATTCATTAGCAAATTCACACTAGGGAAATGATATAAATGGAGTTTTCCACTCAGGGTTCACTACTTACATCAAGAAACTCATAAAGGGGGAAATCAGTTGTAAATGCATGGAATGATGTTTTAGTGTTTgtacttaaatttgtatacacatatatatgtattaaaGTAATGAAGGTCACATATACTAAATGTACAAAATAAGTGGCAACTTGTTGCTCTTCATGTAAACAAAAATAACTCCTACGTCCAGTCACTCTTCCCTGTGTGGACTCTGCTGGGAAGGCtgacctggcaggagagcagagtaGCAGCGGTCCTGCGTCCGCGTGAGAAAAAAGGGATAAATCAGTCCAGAGACAGTCCGTTCTTCTCTCTACTAGCGTTTATTTACAAAGCAGTAAAAACTTCCATCAGAAACTTCCGACATCTCCGTGCCCAAAGGCACTCTTAGCAGCTCTAAGCTCAGCTGCTTCTCTGTCCGTTGCAGAGAAGAATCTGCTCAGCGTCATGACGCACTTCATCTGCCTTGGgctgctcccagctcctcccaaatgCTCCTCCCCAGAAGCAGGGCACCtcggagttttaaccctgtcagttccaaactccacacttGCTAAATAAACCGGGAGAGAGTGTGAATCTGCAATGCTCAAGGTGTGTGTTGAATCTGTTGAGTTTTCAGGTCCGCCTTTCACTGCCaaaatgatgggctgcccttgtctTGTAGATCAGCATTCCAGGCGCTCTTTACTTGAACTTTGCATAATCTATTGAAGACCTTTTTACTGATAGCATTTTCCAGCTGAATGAAAGGTCCCTGTGTTAAATGTTCATTTGAGATTG is from Podarcis muralis chromosome 2, rPodMur119.hap1.1, whole genome shotgun sequence and encodes:
- the LOC144326177 gene encoding uncharacterized protein LOC144326177 isoform X1; this encodes MEGGRWTVDLVRLSPASLPTTSEHSLPGPLEKSDSQKVEEDESQNSMEPHVNLLGRRKKLRIQQQTHKGEKPFECIECGKSFSTSGTLRIHQRTHTGEKPFKCIECAKSFSTSGTLRIHQRTHTGEKPFKCIECGKSFSRNGALRIHQRTHTGEKPFKCIECGKSFNQYVVLRIHQRTHTGEKPFKCIECGKSFSESGKVRMHQRTHTGEKPFKCIECGKSFSKSGKLRIHQRTHTGEKPFKCMECGKSFSESGTLRRHQRTHTGEKPFECIECGKSFSTSGTLRIHQLTHTGEKPFKCIECRKSFSTSGKLRIHQRTHMGEKPFECIECGKSFSESGKLRIHQRTHTGEKPFKCMECAKSFSTSGTLRRHQQTHTRRNHLNVLNVEIASVKMNSLEDIS
- the LOC144326177 gene encoding uncharacterized protein LOC144326177 isoform X2 — translated: MEPHVNLLGRRKKLRIQQQTHKGEKPFECIECGKSFSTSGTLRIHQRTHTGEKPFKCIECAKSFSTSGTLRIHQRTHTGEKPFKCIECGKSFSRNGALRIHQRTHTGEKPFKCIECGKSFNQYVVLRIHQRTHTGEKPFKCIECGKSFSESGKVRMHQRTHTGEKPFKCIECGKSFSKSGKLRIHQRTHTGEKPFKCMECGKSFSESGTLRRHQRTHTGEKPFECIECGKSFSTSGTLRIHQLTHTGEKPFKCIECRKSFSTSGKLRIHQRTHMGEKPFECIECGKSFSESGKLRIHQRTHTGEKPFKCMECAKSFSTSGTLRRHQQTHTRRNHLNVLNVEIASVKMNSLEDIS